The following proteins are encoded in a genomic region of Dyadobacter sp. UC 10:
- a CDS encoding KdsC family phosphatase, with product MSSTLTERFSQITTFIFDIDGVMTDGSVIALESGEQPRIFNVRDGYGINRAIKMGYRVAIISAQSQMGVRKRLEYLGMKDIFIGTSPDGKLPVFKKYLAETGLNLNEIVFMGDDLPDYEVMRTGVLAACPADSAEEILALSDYISPKNGGHGAVRDLIEQVMKVQGKWMAWFE from the coding sequence ATGAGTTCTACGCTAACGGAGCGCTTTAGCCAGATTACCACTTTCATTTTTGATATCGACGGTGTCATGACCGACGGCAGCGTAATCGCCCTCGAAAGCGGCGAGCAGCCACGCATTTTTAATGTGCGTGACGGTTATGGTATCAACCGCGCAATCAAAATGGGTTACAGGGTCGCCATTATTTCTGCCCAAAGTCAAATGGGTGTGCGCAAGCGGCTTGAATACCTGGGCATGAAGGATATTTTCATTGGTACTTCTCCCGACGGCAAGTTGCCTGTATTTAAAAAATACCTTGCGGAAACCGGTTTGAATCTAAATGAGATTGTCTTCATGGGCGACGATCTGCCCGACTACGAAGTAATGCGAACAGGCGTGCTCGCAGCCTGCCCGGCCGATTCAGCAGAAGAAATCCTTGCCTTATCCGACTACATTTCTCCTAAAAATGGCGGACACGGAGCAGTCCGCGACCTGATCGAACAGGTAATGAAGGTTCAGGGGAAATGGATGGCGTGGTTTGAATAA